One part of the Solanum dulcamara chromosome 3, daSolDulc1.2, whole genome shotgun sequence genome encodes these proteins:
- the LOC129883088 gene encoding auxin-responsive protein IAA4-like, producing MESIVAHQKDLNFKATELRLGLPGSEDQESDQEILLSSNSKNNNKRALPQSTHDEEDCESKSSSDHVKTPPVAKAQIVGWPPVRSNRKNNIQPKKTESESGMFVKVSMDGAPYLRKIDLKMYKCYPELLKALENMFKLTIGEYSEREGYKGSEFAPAYEDKDGDLMLVGDVPWEMFLSSCKRLRIMKGSEARGLGCGV from the exons ATGGAAAGTATAGTGGCACATCAGAAAGATCTGAATTTCAAAGCTACTGAGCTGAGGTTAGGTTTGCCAGGTTCAGAAGATCAAGAATCTGACCAAGAAATCTTGTTGTCATCAAATTCCAAGAATAACAACAAAAGGGCTTTGCCTCAATCAACTCATGATGAAGAAGATTGTGAATCTAAGTCCAGTTCTGATCATGTCAAAACCCCACCTGTTGCCAA GGCACAAATTGTGGGGTGGCCACCAGTGAGATCTAACAGGAAGAACAACATCCAACCAAAGAAAACAGAATCTGAATCTGGAATGTTTGTCAAAGTTAGCATGGATGGTGCCCCATATCTTAGAAAAATTGATCTGAAAATGTACAAGTGTTATCCAGAACTACTAAAAGCCTTAGAAAACATGTTCAAACTCACCATAGGTGAATACTCAGAAAGAGAAGGCTACAAAGGCTCTGAATTTGCCCCTGCTTATGAAGATAAAGATGGTGACTTGATGCTTGTTGGTGATGTTCCTTGGGA AATGTTCTTGTCTTCTTGTAAGAGGCTGAGAATAATGAAAGGATCAGAAGCAAGAGGCTTGGGATGTGGAGTATaa